In Drosophila santomea strain STO CAGO 1482 chromosome 3L, Prin_Dsan_1.1, whole genome shotgun sequence, a single window of DNA contains:
- the LOC120447913 gene encoding protein charybde — protein MKMEVLSVQNHIQGKFGVNKIKDWQAATAPLEEEELNAGVNGNTAAGEGILDVDVVDGHPASVLHMRQHQALNTRPPATPPSAGGGGPLAGGGSVGMTTPKQATSPVAAASFEAPLSGGSAAAYHHAYMTNVLSSTAQQHHPLPASPLQSTAGARFGAADNLDDVSATAVRELSQQLQAQLRDAKRRHLACTEVTLPNDLTQRIAAEIIRMSEREPCGERACTLFIEFESEPNKVKRIAYFKVDPDTVSIFELYLTLRQDKSGWSSLVPQFIKNLTRSNTINISPDFTLTKKKLYSSE, from the exons ATGAAGATGGAAGTGCTCTCAGTACAAAATCACATTCAGGGAAAATTCGGtgttaataaaattaaag ACTGGCAAGCTGCAACGGCGccgctggaggaggaggagctgaaCGCGGGCGTGAACGGAAATACAGCCGCCGGAGAAGGCATTCTGGACGTCGACGTGGTAGATGGCCATCCAGCCTCTGTGCTCCACATGCGGCAGCACCAGGCGCTCAACACCCGCCCACCGGCCACGCCTCCGTCGGCAGGGGGCGGTGGTCCGTTGGCGGGCGGAGGATCCGTCGGAATGACCACTCCCAAGCAGGCCACGTCGCCGGTGGCCGCGGCCAGCTTTGAGGCGCCCCTAAGCGGAGGCAGTGCAGCCGCCTATCATCACGCCTACATGACCAACGTGCTGTCCAGTACCGCCCAGCAGCACCATCCACTGCCCGCATCGCCGCTGCAGTCGACAGCCGGCGCTCGATTTGGGGCCGCCGACAACCTGGACGATGTGAGCGCCACCGCGGTGCGTGAACTGTCGCAGCAACTGCAGGCCCAACTGCGGGATGCCAAGCGACGCCACCTGGCCTGCACCGAGGTCACGCTGCCCAACGACCTCACGCAGCGCATTGCCGCCGAGATCATCCGGATGTCGGAGCGAGAACCATGCGGCGAGCGGGCCTGCACGCTCTTCATTGAGTTCGAGAGCGAGCCCAACAAAGTCAA GCGCATTGCATACTTTAAGGTGGATCCGGACACGGTGTCCATCTTCGAGTTGTACTTGACGTTGAGGCAGGACAAGAGCGGCTGGAGCTCCTTGGTGCCGCAGTTTATAAA AAACCTTACTCGTAGCAATACCATCAACATCAGTCCCGATTTCACGCTGACCAAGAAAAAGCTCTACTCATCCGAGTGA
- the LOC122756468 gene encoding putative uncharacterized protein DDB_G0275629, which produces MKFLFVVALIVLAIQLASSTSTTTTTTTTTTDATTTTTTTTDATTTTTTAASTHKKRCWKGNNWCHTRIPKRKCKHPKRCHKTIVIVTHKKN; this is translated from the coding sequence ATGAAGTTCCTTTTCGTGGTCGCCCTAATTGTCCTGGCCATCCAACTGGCTTCCTCTACTAGTACAACTACCACAACCACTACAACAACCACCGATGCCACGACTacaacaaccaccaccaccgacgCCACCACCACGACGACAACCGCCGCTTCCACCCACAAGAAGCGTTGCTGGAAGGGCAACAACTGGTGCCACACCCGCATCCCCAAGAGGAAGTGTAAGCACCCAAAGAGGTGCCACAAGACCATCGTGATTGTGACCCACAAGAAGAACTAG
- the LOC120449761 gene encoding salivary glue protein Sgs-7-like, with amino-acid sequence MKLIAIAIIACILLIGFTDLAMGCECECQPCGPGGKPCGKCPERDQLCQRLIQNIRCLQSDVRQCVCGEPQWMI; translated from the exons ATGAAACTGATCGCAATCGCCATTATCG CGTGCATCCTGCTCATTGGATTCACCGATCTAGCCATGGGATGCGAATGTGAGTGCCAACCTTGTGGACCTGGTGGAAAGCCGTGTGGCAAGTGTCCCGAAAGGGACCAACTTTGTCAGCGGCTCATACAAAATATTCGCTGTCTCCAGTCGGACGTCCGGCAGTGCGTCTGCGGAGAACCACAATGGATGATTTAG
- the LOC120449562 gene encoding salivary glue protein Sgs-8-like: protein MKLIVVAIIACILLIGFSDLASGSDTCACQICGPGGKKCPGDCPERAPLCKELINILSAIEKNVRVCVCGEKTWLL, encoded by the exons ATGAAGCTGATCGTTGTCGCCATCATTG CGTGCATCCTGCTCATCGGATTCTCTGATCTTGCCTCCGGATCCGACACGTGTGCCTGCCAGATTTGTGGACCTGGTGGCAAGAAGTGTCCTGGTGACTGTCCTGAACGGGCTCCCCTCTGCAAGGAGCTGATCAACATTTTGAGTGCTATCGAGAAaaatgtgcgtgtgtgcgtcTGCGGAGAAAAAACATGGTTGCTCTAG
- the LOC122756467 gene encoding putative uncharacterized protein DDB_G0275629, giving the protein MKFLFVVALIVLAIQLASSTSTTTTTTTTTTDATTTTTTTTDATTTTTTAASTHKKRCWKGNNWCHTRIPKRKCKHPKRCHKTIVIVTHKKN; this is encoded by the coding sequence ATGAAGTTCCTTTTCGTGGTCGCCCTAATTGTCCTGGCCATCCAACTGGCTTCCTCTACTAGTACAACTACCACAACCACTACAACAACCACCGATGCCACCACTacaacaaccaccaccaccgacgCCACCACCACGACGACAACCGCCGCTTCCACCCACAAGAAGCGTTGTTGGAAGGGCAACAACTGGTGCCACACCCGCATCCCCAAGAGAAAGTGCAAGCACCCAAAGAGGTGCCACAAGACCATCGTGATTGTGACCCACAAGAAGAACTAG
- the LOC120449891 gene encoding salivary glue protein Sgs-7-like, translating into MKLIAIAIIACILLIGFTDLAMGCECECQPCGPGGKPCGTCPERDQLCQRLIQNIRNLQSDVRQCVCGEPQWMI; encoded by the exons ATGAAACTGATCGCAATCGCCATTATCG CATGCATCCTGCTCATTGGATTCACCGATCTAGCCATGGGATGCGAATGTGAGTGCCAACCTTGTGGACCTGGTGGAAAGCCGTGTGGTACGTGTCCCGAAAGGGACCAACTTTGTCAGCGGCTCATACAAAATATTCGCAATCTCCAGTCGGACGTCCGGCAGTGCGTCTGCGGTGAACCACAATGGATGATTTAG
- the LOC122756466 gene encoding putative uncharacterized protein DDB_G0275629, with protein MKFLFVVALVALAIQLASSTSTTTTTTTTTTDATTTTTTTTDATTTTTTAASTHKKRCWKGNNWCHTRIPKRKCKHPKRCHKTIVIVTHKKN; from the coding sequence ATGAAGTTCCTTTTCGTGGTCGCTCTCGTTGCCCTGGCCATCCAACTGGCTTCCTCTACTAGTACAACTACCACAACCACTACAACAACCACCGATGCCACCACTacaacaaccaccaccaccgatGCCACCACCACGACGACAACCGCCGCTTCCACCCACAAGAAGCGTTGCTGGAAGGGCAACAACTGGTGCCACACCCGCATCCCCAAGAGGAAGTGTAAGCACCCAAAGAGGTGCCACAAGACCATCGTGATTGTGACCCACAAGAAGAACTAG
- the LOC120447721 gene encoding salivary glue protein Sgs-3: MKLTIAIALASILLLSVAHVAQGCDCGCPTTSPKPCETTVPTCAPTTTTCAPPTSPPPCTDAPTTSKRTTEKSTTRGTTTTTRETTTRPTTTTTTTTKRPTTRSTTTKHTTTTTTTTRRPTTTTTTTRRPTTTTTTTRRPTTTTTTTSHTTKSTTSKRPTRETTTTSKRPTQETTTTSKRPTRETTTTSKRPTRETTTTSKRPTRETTTTTRRATQATTTPKPTNQPGCGCKSCGPGGVPCGSCPKRQDLCTDLNNLLRQLERRVRECVCGQPVWLL; the protein is encoded by the exons ATGAAGCTGACCATTGCCATCGCCCTAG CGAGCATCCTGCTCCTTAGCGTCGCCCATGTCGCCCAAGGTTGTGATTGTGGTTGCCCCACGACCTCTCCCAAGCCCTGCGAAACAACGGTACCGACTTGTGcgccaacaacaaccactTGTGCTCCACCCACAAGTCCACCTCCATGCACAGACGCCCCCACGACATCTAAAAGGACAACGGAAAAATCCACCACAAGGGGAACCACCACAACAACTAGAGAAACAACAACTAGACctacaacaactacaaccacCACAACTAAACGTCCAACAACTAGGTCTACAACAACTAAACAtacaacaactacaaccacCACAACTAGACGTCCAACCACTACAACCACCACAACTAGACGTCCAACAACTACAACCACCACAACTAGACGTCCAACAACTACAACCACCACAACTAGTCATACAACTAAATCCACCACATCTAAGCGTCCAACACGAGAGACCACCACCACATCTAAGCGTCCAACACAAGAGACCACCACCACATCTAAGCGTCCAACACGAGAGACGACCACCACATCTAAGCGTCCAACACGAGAGACGACCACCACATCTAAGCGTCCAACACGAGAGACCACCACAACCACTAGACGTGCAACACAAGCAACCACCACACCTAAACCCACCAACCAGCCTGGCTGTGGCTGCAAGTCCTGCGGTCCTGGAGGCGTACCCTGCGGTAGCTGTCCCAAGAGGCAGGACCTGTGCACGGATCTTAACAACTTACTCCGCCAGCTGGAGCGCAGGGTCCGCGAGTGCGTCTGCGGCCAACCCGTGTGGTTGTTGTAA
- the LOC120449407 gene encoding uncharacterized protein LOC120449407 isoform X1, which translates to MESSSSVVAEMESSSTSDLGQATQITSIDGFFNRKRGRPPKNRFVEVYKSAQHSPQAIFTSFKLERSEYPSPGAPPVPPSGSSSDDRLSLADHEGSATDLTPSRYRKRGRVWAPSSSSSLSALEQAGKRSASHVPHVAARSETESRSSRHESLVQPTLQPSEPLETISSKHLSSRILDKVSVVRAAGTFYPENANSAAQREAPEVVSSRYHSRQESLDLEVDQPEDLSMRPSLPEATATPAVVGPALNMNLLQFKQLIDLYQRQVLLPSFLAAASQPLALPGSGAGPAVSGPLLDMRLLLENAAQQKLMLLNAAASATASAVASTTMDSGQRTAVKRIRDHDIPSGYLKFRFNEDCGFERCGYRNHQSHFHCNRRDCHYSFCDKTRFVQHTARHERMDTLMGDDFRQFRANMQCGVASCTYATATGAATESSHPNRMDPTEAVAASSRKTSHFHCRKCDYVCTDSNKVVAHRRLHLRQDYVRSAGFRKVAGNEQCDSPGCSYAQRHTHYHCVTCDGGVLSRAQLAAHKHRTGFPKPEADATP; encoded by the exons ATGGAGTCCAGCAGCAGCGTCGTCGCGGAGATGGAGTCCTCCAGTACCAGTGATCTCGGCCAGGCCACCCAGATCACCTCCATCGATGGCTTCTTCAATCGGAAACGGGGGCGTCCGCCAAAGAATCGCTTTGTGGAGGTCTACAAAAGC GCCCAGCACTCGCCGCAGGCCATCTTCACCAGCTTCAAGCTGGAGAGAAGCGAATACCCCAGCCCAGGAGCACCACCTGTTCCACCCAGTGGCTCATCATCCGACGATCGTTTGTCTCTGGCGGATCACGAGGGATCAGCCACGGATCTCACACCTAGTCGCTACCGGAAGAGGGGGCGTGTCTGGGCGCCATCGTCCTCATCATCGTTGTCCGCTTTGGAGCAGGCTGGCAAGAGAAGCGCCAGTCATGTGCCACATGTTGCAGCGAGGAGTGAGACAGAGTCTCGCAGTAGCCGCCATGAGTCTTTAGTCCAG cCCACCTTACAGCCTTCAGAGCCTCTAGAAACCATCTCGTCTAAGCATCTATCAAGCAGAATTTTGGATAAAGTTTCCG TTGTGCGTGCGGCGGGAACTTTTTACCCGGAGAATGCGAATTCAGCTGCCCAGCGTGAAGCGCCGGAAGTGGTTAGTTCGAGGTATCACAGTCGCCAGGAGTCGTTGGACTTGGAGGTGGACCAGCCGGAGGATCTGAGCATGCGTCCATCTCTGCCGGAAGCCACAGCCACGCCGGCGGTGGTGGGACCAGCGTTGAATATGAATCTGCTGCAGTTCAAGCAGCTGATCGATTTGTACCAGCGACAGGTGCTGTTGCCCAGCTTTCTGGCGGCAGCCAGTCAACCGTTGGCGTTACCGGGTTCAGGAGCAGGTCCTGCAGTTTCAGGACCACTTCTGGACATGCGACTCCTGCTGGAGAATGCCGCTCAACAGAAGCTAATGCTGCTCAATGCAGCTGCAAGTGCAACGGCAAGTGCGGTGGCAAGCACAACAATGGACTCCGGGCAAAGGACGGCGGTGAAACGCATACGGGATCATGATATACCAAGTGGCTATCTGAAGTTCCGCTTCAACGAGGACTGCGGATTCGAGCGGTGTGGCTACCGGAATCACCAGTCGCACTTCCACTGCAACCGGCGAGATTGCCACTACAGTTTCTGCGACAAGACGCGCTTCGTGCAACATACGGCACGACATGAGCGAATGGACACGTTGATGGGCGACGATTTCCGTCAGTTTCGGGCCAACATGCAATGCGGCGTGGCCAGCTGTACGTATGCCACTGCAACTGGCGCCGCCACGGAGAGTAGCCACCCAAACCGAATGG ATCCCACAGAGGCGGTGGCGGCATCCTCCAGGAAAACGTCGCACTTTCACTGCCGCAAGTGCGACTACGTGTGCACGGACTCGAACAAGGTGGTGGCCCATCGCAGATTGCACCTTCGCCAGGACTACGTGCGCAGTGCCGGATTCCGCAAGGTGGCCGGCAACGAGCAGTGCGATTCTCCCGGCTGCTCCTACGCCCAGCGGCACACCCACTACCACTGCGTCACCTGCGACGGCGGAGTCCTCTCACGGGCCCAACTGGCAGCCCACAAGCACCGGACGGGCTTTCCCAAGCCGGAGGCGGATGCTACGCCCTAG
- the LOC120449407 gene encoding uncharacterized protein LOC120449407 isoform X2: protein MKGAHIAAWNIGHQISFAQHSPQAIFTSFKLERSEYPSPGAPPVPPSGSSSDDRLSLADHEGSATDLTPSRYRKRGRVWAPSSSSSLSALEQAGKRSASHVPHVAARSETESRSSRHESLVQPTLQPSEPLETISSKHLSSRILDKVSVVRAAGTFYPENANSAAQREAPEVVSSRYHSRQESLDLEVDQPEDLSMRPSLPEATATPAVVGPALNMNLLQFKQLIDLYQRQVLLPSFLAAASQPLALPGSGAGPAVSGPLLDMRLLLENAAQQKLMLLNAAASATASAVASTTMDSGQRTAVKRIRDHDIPSGYLKFRFNEDCGFERCGYRNHQSHFHCNRRDCHYSFCDKTRFVQHTARHERMDTLMGDDFRQFRANMQCGVASCTYATATGAATESSHPNRMDPTEAVAASSRKTSHFHCRKCDYVCTDSNKVVAHRRLHLRQDYVRSAGFRKVAGNEQCDSPGCSYAQRHTHYHCVTCDGGVLSRAQLAAHKHRTGFPKPEADATP, encoded by the exons ATGAAAGGCGCCCACATTGCTGCGTGGAATATTGGACACCAGATTTCGTTT GCCCAGCACTCGCCGCAGGCCATCTTCACCAGCTTCAAGCTGGAGAGAAGCGAATACCCCAGCCCAGGAGCACCACCTGTTCCACCCAGTGGCTCATCATCCGACGATCGTTTGTCTCTGGCGGATCACGAGGGATCAGCCACGGATCTCACACCTAGTCGCTACCGGAAGAGGGGGCGTGTCTGGGCGCCATCGTCCTCATCATCGTTGTCCGCTTTGGAGCAGGCTGGCAAGAGAAGCGCCAGTCATGTGCCACATGTTGCAGCGAGGAGTGAGACAGAGTCTCGCAGTAGCCGCCATGAGTCTTTAGTCCAG cCCACCTTACAGCCTTCAGAGCCTCTAGAAACCATCTCGTCTAAGCATCTATCAAGCAGAATTTTGGATAAAGTTTCCG TTGTGCGTGCGGCGGGAACTTTTTACCCGGAGAATGCGAATTCAGCTGCCCAGCGTGAAGCGCCGGAAGTGGTTAGTTCGAGGTATCACAGTCGCCAGGAGTCGTTGGACTTGGAGGTGGACCAGCCGGAGGATCTGAGCATGCGTCCATCTCTGCCGGAAGCCACAGCCACGCCGGCGGTGGTGGGACCAGCGTTGAATATGAATCTGCTGCAGTTCAAGCAGCTGATCGATTTGTACCAGCGACAGGTGCTGTTGCCCAGCTTTCTGGCGGCAGCCAGTCAACCGTTGGCGTTACCGGGTTCAGGAGCAGGTCCTGCAGTTTCAGGACCACTTCTGGACATGCGACTCCTGCTGGAGAATGCCGCTCAACAGAAGCTAATGCTGCTCAATGCAGCTGCAAGTGCAACGGCAAGTGCGGTGGCAAGCACAACAATGGACTCCGGGCAAAGGACGGCGGTGAAACGCATACGGGATCATGATATACCAAGTGGCTATCTGAAGTTCCGCTTCAACGAGGACTGCGGATTCGAGCGGTGTGGCTACCGGAATCACCAGTCGCACTTCCACTGCAACCGGCGAGATTGCCACTACAGTTTCTGCGACAAGACGCGCTTCGTGCAACATACGGCACGACATGAGCGAATGGACACGTTGATGGGCGACGATTTCCGTCAGTTTCGGGCCAACATGCAATGCGGCGTGGCCAGCTGTACGTATGCCACTGCAACTGGCGCCGCCACGGAGAGTAGCCACCCAAACCGAATGG ATCCCACAGAGGCGGTGGCGGCATCCTCCAGGAAAACGTCGCACTTTCACTGCCGCAAGTGCGACTACGTGTGCACGGACTCGAACAAGGTGGTGGCCCATCGCAGATTGCACCTTCGCCAGGACTACGTGCGCAGTGCCGGATTCCGCAAGGTGGCCGGCAACGAGCAGTGCGATTCTCCCGGCTGCTCCTACGCCCAGCGGCACACCCACTACCACTGCGTCACCTGCGACGGCGGAGTCCTCTCACGGGCCCAACTGGCAGCCCACAAGCACCGGACGGGCTTTCCCAAGCCGGAGGCGGATGCTACGCCCTAG
- the LOC120449408 gene encoding putative alpha-L-fucosidase: MAISAWTLLLALIVVWISGAELVDAQVPGPRTRYQPNWASLDQRPLPQWYDEAKVGIFLHYGVYSVPSFGSEWFWTNWKNLRNPEYVQFMQRNYKPDFTYQEFASQFTAELFNATKWALLFKDSGARYVVLTSKHHDGFTLWPSKNSYGWNSVDVGPKRDIVKELAAAIRKETNLRFGLYYSLFEWFNPLWTDDKLHLLMQQHFVERKVRPEQMELVQQYLPEIIWSDGDWEAPAKYWRSEEFIAWLYNDSPVRDTVVTNDRWGFGTACLHGDFYNCADRFNPGVLQAHKWENAFTLDRTSWGQRFDVSLEDFMSSKDVIKEIVTTVSCNGNVLINVGPTRFGTILPIFEERLRDMGRWLKFNGEAIYGSKPWIYQNDTITANVWYTRQAEAIDGKVTVYAFVLEYPYDTNELDIYPLGKDINVFQNIMLTGIDMGTGGDVLNEQSTQVVMLGMEDTKIKWTAEHNRLHIEFPPKNHIDKRGLDFAWTFKITIA; the protein is encoded by the exons ATGGCAATCTCCGCTTGGACGCTTCTGTTGGCGCTGATCGTCGTTTGGATTTCTGGAGCGGAGCTTGTCGACGCACAGGTGCCGGGTCCACGGACGCGATACCAGCCCAACTGGGCCAGCTTGGACCAGAGGCCACTGCCCCAATGGTACGACGAGGCCAAGGTGGGCATCTTTCTGCACTACGGTGTTTACTCAGTGCCCAGTTTTGGATCCGAGTGGTTCTGGACTAACTGGAAAA ATCTCCGTAATCCGGAATACGTTCAATTCATGCAGCGTAATTACAAGCCCGACTTCACTTATCAGGAATTCGCGAGTCAATTCACAGCGGAGCTATTCAATGCCACCAAGTGGGCGTTACTTTTCAAAGATAGCGGAGCCAG ATATGTAGTGCTCACCAGCAAGCATCACGATGGCTTCACGCTGTGGCCCTCAAAGAACAGCTACGGTTGGAACTCCGTGGATGTGGGGCCCAAGCGGGACATAGTCA AGGAACTGGCCGCCGCCATTCGAAAGGAGACCAATCTTCGGTTCGGACTCTACTACTCCCTATTCGAGTGGTTCAACCCACTGTGGACCGACGACAAGCTGCATCTGCTGATGCAACAGCACTTTGTGGAGCGCAAGGTGCGGCCGGAGCAAATGGAGCTGGTGCAGCAGTACCTGCCGGAGATCATCTGGTCTGATGGCGATTGGGAGGCGCCAGCGAAGTACTGGCGCTCCGAGGAGTTCATCGCCTGGCTGTACAATGATAGTCCAGTGCGGGATACGGTGGTGACCAACGATCGCTGGGGTTTCGGCACTGCCTGTCTGCATGGCGACTTCTACAATTGTGCCGATCGCTTCAATCCCGGCGTTCTGCAAGCCCACAAGTGGGAAAATGCCTTCACGCTGGATCGCACCAGCTGGGGTCAGCGATTCGATGTTTCTTTGGAGGATTTTATGAGCTCCAAGGATGTCATCAAAG AGATTGTCACCACTGTGAGCTGCAATGGCAATGTGCTGATCAATGTGGGACCAACCAGGTTTGGCACCATCCTGCCCATTTTCGAGGAGCGTCTCAGGGACATGGGTCGCTGGCTGAAGTTCAATGGCGAGGCTATATACGGCAGCAAACCCTGGATCTATCAGAATGATACCATCACCGCAAATGTTTGGTACACGCGACAGGCGGAGGCAATCGATGGTAAAGTCACCGTTTACGCATTTGTGCTGGAGTATCCGTACGACACCAATGAACTGGATATCTATCCGCTGGGCAAGGACATCAACGTGTTCCAAAACATAATGTTGACCGGAATCGACATGGGCACTGGTGGTGATGTCCTGAATGAGCAGAGCACCCAAGTGGTCATGCTGGGCATGGAGGACACCAAAATTAAG TGGACTGCGGAGCACAACAGGCTGCACATCGAGTTTCCTCCCAAAAATCACATCGATAAACGAGGCCTTGACTTTGCCTGGACTTTCAAAATAACTATAGCGTAG
- the LOC120450321 gene encoding uncharacterized protein LOC120450321 isoform X1: MSIWPIRTSPNSRSRSCLVELGRSSRHTDCTFIIEEEGGSNQSFACHKLLFSSASDVFDRMLYGDYSESTSGVVRLNDVQPDIFEKFRDYIYGYEYDKLQKYEFDTLIRLCEFGNKYLVQPLEEDCVKELLTRKNTFDMGELLRLFQCAHRMNRKSLIEQMAWEIKCTFKNTMDHSGVYEFSCDVFKHYIEVIASKISEADRFRLLEMYLKYNNIEDVENMTQVGTMDATETPATTTTTDDAETEESELPSTSNSGIVIKEEKKPSYVADLIGLIDFGKLSPKEFYEGPGKCGFLSLAEKYEHMYQIAKNSVSAKEEHQLTTDQTPPLSESRRIVTMGGSYTREHLTAASLTSQFLPRPIRRYRAWSAHCDI; encoded by the exons ATGAGTATCTG GCCCATTCGTACATCCCCAAATTCCAGGTCGCGTAGTTGCCTCGTGGAGCTCGGTCGTTCCAGTCGCCACACGGATTGCACCTTCATCATTGAGGAGGAGGGCGGTAGCAATCAATCCTTTGCCTGCCACAAATTGCTCTTCAGCAGCGCCTCCGATGTGTTCGATCGCATGCTTTATGGCGACTATAGTGAGTCCACCAGCGGTGTTGTAAGGCTAAACGATGTGCAGCCGGATATTTTCGAGAAATTCCGGGACTACATCTACGGCTATGAGTACGACAAGCTGCAGAAGTACGAATTCGATACTCTGATTCGCCTGTGCGAGTTTGGTAACAAATATCTGGTGCAACCCCTCGAAGAGGACTGTGTGAAGGAGTTGCTGACGCGCAAAAACACCTTTGACATGGGCGAGTTACTTCGCCTGTTCCAGTGTGCTCATCGCATGAATCGCAAGTCCTTGATAGAACAGATGGCCTGGGAGATCAAGTGCACCTTTAAGAACACCATGGACCACTCGGGCGTATACGAGTTTAGCTGCGACGTCTTCAAACACTACATAGAAGTGATTGCTAGCAAAATATCGGAGGCAGATCGTTTTCGCCTGCTGGAAATGTACCTAAAATACAATAATATCGAGGATGTGGAAAACATGACACAGGTGGGTACTATGGATGCCACTGAAACccccgccaccaccaccaccacggaTGATGCGGAAACTGAAGAATCGGAGCTTCCAAGCACCAGCAATTCTGGCATCGTAATTAAGGAGGAAAAGAAGCCCAGCTATGTAGCTGATCTGATTGGCCTGATAGACTTTGGCAAGCTGTCGCCCAAGGAGTTCTACGAGGGACCCGGCAAATGCGGTTTCCTTAGCCTGGCCGAGAAGTACGAGCACATGTATCAGATCGCCAAGAACAGCGTTTCGGCCAAAGAGGAACACCAGCTGACCACGGATCAGACACCTCCACTCTCCGAGTCCCGACGCATCGTTACCATGGGTGGCAGTTACACGCGCGAGCATCTAACAGCTGCTTCGCTCACCTCGCAATTCCTTCCCCGACCCATTCGACGATACCGCGCCTGGTCTGCACACTGTGACATCTAA
- the LOC120450321 gene encoding uncharacterized protein LOC120450321 isoform X2, with protein MSIWSRSCLVELGRSSRHTDCTFIIEEEGGSNQSFACHKLLFSSASDVFDRMLYGDYSESTSGVVRLNDVQPDIFEKFRDYIYGYEYDKLQKYEFDTLIRLCEFGNKYLVQPLEEDCVKELLTRKNTFDMGELLRLFQCAHRMNRKSLIEQMAWEIKCTFKNTMDHSGVYEFSCDVFKHYIEVIASKISEADRFRLLEMYLKYNNIEDVENMTQVGTMDATETPATTTTTDDAETEESELPSTSNSGIVIKEEKKPSYVADLIGLIDFGKLSPKEFYEGPGKCGFLSLAEKYEHMYQIAKNSVSAKEEHQLTTDQTPPLSESRRIVTMGGSYTREHLTAASLTSQFLPRPIRRYRAWSAHCDI; from the exons ATGAGTATCTG GTCGCGTAGTTGCCTCGTGGAGCTCGGTCGTTCCAGTCGCCACACGGATTGCACCTTCATCATTGAGGAGGAGGGCGGTAGCAATCAATCCTTTGCCTGCCACAAATTGCTCTTCAGCAGCGCCTCCGATGTGTTCGATCGCATGCTTTATGGCGACTATAGTGAGTCCACCAGCGGTGTTGTAAGGCTAAACGATGTGCAGCCGGATATTTTCGAGAAATTCCGGGACTACATCTACGGCTATGAGTACGACAAGCTGCAGAAGTACGAATTCGATACTCTGATTCGCCTGTGCGAGTTTGGTAACAAATATCTGGTGCAACCCCTCGAAGAGGACTGTGTGAAGGAGTTGCTGACGCGCAAAAACACCTTTGACATGGGCGAGTTACTTCGCCTGTTCCAGTGTGCTCATCGCATGAATCGCAAGTCCTTGATAGAACAGATGGCCTGGGAGATCAAGTGCACCTTTAAGAACACCATGGACCACTCGGGCGTATACGAGTTTAGCTGCGACGTCTTCAAACACTACATAGAAGTGATTGCTAGCAAAATATCGGAGGCAGATCGTTTTCGCCTGCTGGAAATGTACCTAAAATACAATAATATCGAGGATGTGGAAAACATGACACAGGTGGGTACTATGGATGCCACTGAAACccccgccaccaccaccaccacggaTGATGCGGAAACTGAAGAATCGGAGCTTCCAAGCACCAGCAATTCTGGCATCGTAATTAAGGAGGAAAAGAAGCCCAGCTATGTAGCTGATCTGATTGGCCTGATAGACTTTGGCAAGCTGTCGCCCAAGGAGTTCTACGAGGGACCCGGCAAATGCGGTTTCCTTAGCCTGGCCGAGAAGTACGAGCACATGTATCAGATCGCCAAGAACAGCGTTTCGGCCAAAGAGGAACACCAGCTGACCACGGATCAGACACCTCCACTCTCCGAGTCCCGACGCATCGTTACCATGGGTGGCAGTTACACGCGCGAGCATCTAACAGCTGCTTCGCTCACCTCGCAATTCCTTCCCCGACCCATTCGACGATACCGCGCCTGGTCTGCACACTGTGACATCTAA